From Dasypus novemcinctus isolate mDasNov1 chromosome 11, mDasNov1.1.hap2, whole genome shotgun sequence, one genomic window encodes:
- the PFDN6 gene encoding prefoldin subunit 6 isoform X2, producing the protein MAELIQKKLQGEVEKYQQLQKDLSKSMSGRQKLEAQLTENNIVKEELALLDGSNVVFKLLGPVLVKQELGEAQATVGKRLDYITAEIKRYESQLRDLERQSERQRETLAQLQQEFQRAQAAKAGAPEKA; encoded by the exons ATGGCTGAGCTGATACAGAAGAAACTACAGGGAGAAGTGGAAAAATATCAGCAGCTACAGAAGG ACTTGAGTAAATCCATGTCAGGGCGGCAGAAGCTTGAGGCACAACTAACAGAAAATAATATCGTGAAGGAG GAATTGGCCCTGCTGGATGGATCTAACGTGGTCTTTAAACTCTTGGGTCCGGTGTTGGTCAAACAGGAGCTAGGGGAGGCCCAAGCCACAGTTGGGAAGAGGCTGGACTATATTACAGCGGAAAT TAAACGATACGAATCCCAGCTCCGGGACCTTGAGAGGCAGTCAGAGCGACAGAGGGAGACACTTGCTCAGCTGCAGCAGGAGTTCCAGCGGGCCCAGGCGGCAAAGGCAGGGGCTCCTGAGAAGGCCTGA
- the TAPBP gene encoding tapasin isoform X2 — MEPLCLLLAAALDPAGALQAAFRRYPQGAPAPHCEVSRYIPLLASANWVRGLTPEQTCPRTLDGPWFLVSVSSPVLSLSSLLRPQPEPQTQPLLVTMATVVLTVLTHTPTPRVRLGQDAMLDLSFAYLPPTPEAISPTPGPPPFGLEWRRQHLGKGHLLLAATPGLGGQVPVPREGAVAFAAWDDDEPWGPWTGNGTLRLPAVQPSQEGVYLATVHLPYLQGQVNLELAVIKPPKVSLTPAPLVWAAPGEAPPELICLVSHFYPSEGLEVEWELRGGPEGGSRKVGGQKWLSALRHHSDGSVSLSAHLRPPPVTAEQHGARYACRVFHSSLPASGRSAEVTLEVAGFSGPSLEDGVGLFLSAFLLLGLFKALGWIAAHLSTSEDSKQKKVH; from the exons ATGGAGCCCCTGTGCCTGCTGCTCGCCGCGGCTTTGG ACCCCGCGGGGGCCCTCCAGGCTGCCTTCCGGCGGTACCCGCAAGGCGCCCCGGCTCCGCACTGCGAGGTCAGCCGCTATATCCCGCTCCTCGCCTCCGCCAACTGGGTCCGCGGCCTGACCCCGGAGCAGACATGCCCCCGAACCCTAGACGGGCCTTGGTTCCTGGTCAGCGTATCCAGCCCTGTTCTCAGCCTGTCCAGCCTCCTGCGGCCCCAGCCTGAGCCTCAAACCCAGCCTCTTCTCGTCACCATGGCAACAG TAGTGCTGACTGTCCTCACCCACACTCCCACCCCTCGGGTCCGATTGGGTCAGGATGCCATGCTGGACTTGAGCTTCGCctacctgccccccacccctgagGCCATATCCCCAACCCCTGGCCCCCCTCCCTTTGGGCTGGAGTGGCGACGCCAGCACCTGGGTAAGGGGCATCTGCTCCTCGCCGCCACCCCTGGGTTGGGTGGGCAGGTGCCAGTGCCCCGAGAGGGGGCAGTGGCATTTGCTGCTTGGGATGACGATGAGCCGTGGGGCCCATGGACTGGAAATGGGACCCTCCGGCTGCCTGCTGTGCAACCCTCCCAGGAGGGTGTCTATCTCGCCACCGTCCACCTGCCATATCTGCAAGGGCAGGTCAACCTGGAGCTTGCTGTGATCA AGCCCCCTAAAGTGTCCTTGACGCCAGCACCTCTGGTATGGGCTGCCCCCGGGGAGGCGCCCCCAGAATTGATCTGCCTTGTGTCCCACTTCTACCCCTCTGAGGGCCTGGAGGTGGAGTGGGAGCTCCGGGGCGGCCCCGAGGGCGGCTCCCGGAAAGTTGGGGGGCAGAAGTGGCTCTCTGCCCTTCGCCACCACTCGGACGGCTCTGTCAGCCTCTCTGCGCACCTGCGACCGCCCCCGGTCACCGCCGAGCAGCATGGGGCACGCTATGCCTGTCGTGTCTTCCACTCCAGCCTGCCCGCTTCAGGGCGCAGCGCCGAGGTCACCCTGGAGGTGGCAG GCTTCTCGGGACCCTCCCTGGAGGACGGCGTGGGCCTCTTCCTATCCGCCTTTCTCCTCCTTGGGCTTTTCAAGGCTCTGGGCTGGATCG CTGCCCACCTGTCCACTTCCGAGGATTCAAAACAAAAG AAAGTACACTGA
- the TAPBP gene encoding tapasin isoform X1, producing MEPLCLLLAAALGLATPVAAGPAVLDCWFVEDAGSLAKRPAALLLRQGPGGPPPRADLDPKLYFHLHDPAGALQAAFRRYPQGAPAPHCEVSRYIPLLASANWVRGLTPEQTCPRTLDGPWFLVSVSSPVLSLSSLLRPQPEPQTQPLLVTMATVVLTVLTHTPTPRVRLGQDAMLDLSFAYLPPTPEAISPTPGPPPFGLEWRRQHLGKGHLLLAATPGLGGQVPVPREGAVAFAAWDDDEPWGPWTGNGTLRLPAVQPSQEGVYLATVHLPYLQGQVNLELAVIKPPKVSLTPAPLVWAAPGEAPPELICLVSHFYPSEGLEVEWELRGGPEGGSRKVGGQKWLSALRHHSDGSVSLSAHLRPPPVTAEQHGARYACRVFHSSLPASGRSAEVTLEVAGFSGPSLEDGVGLFLSAFLLLGLFKALGWIAAHLSTSEDSKQKKVH from the exons ATGGAGCCCCTGTGCCTGCTGCTCGCCGCGGCTTTGG GCCTGGCGACCCCGGTCGCGGCTGGGCCCGCCGTGCTCGACTGCTGGTTCGTGGAGGACGCGGGCAGCCTGGCCAAGAGACCCGCGGCGCTGCTGCTGCGCCAAGGCCCGGGGGGGCCGCCTCCCCGGGCCGACCTTGACCCCAAGCTCTACTTCCACCTGCACG ACCCCGCGGGGGCCCTCCAGGCTGCCTTCCGGCGGTACCCGCAAGGCGCCCCGGCTCCGCACTGCGAGGTCAGCCGCTATATCCCGCTCCTCGCCTCCGCCAACTGGGTCCGCGGCCTGACCCCGGAGCAGACATGCCCCCGAACCCTAGACGGGCCTTGGTTCCTGGTCAGCGTATCCAGCCCTGTTCTCAGCCTGTCCAGCCTCCTGCGGCCCCAGCCTGAGCCTCAAACCCAGCCTCTTCTCGTCACCATGGCAACAG TAGTGCTGACTGTCCTCACCCACACTCCCACCCCTCGGGTCCGATTGGGTCAGGATGCCATGCTGGACTTGAGCTTCGCctacctgccccccacccctgagGCCATATCCCCAACCCCTGGCCCCCCTCCCTTTGGGCTGGAGTGGCGACGCCAGCACCTGGGTAAGGGGCATCTGCTCCTCGCCGCCACCCCTGGGTTGGGTGGGCAGGTGCCAGTGCCCCGAGAGGGGGCAGTGGCATTTGCTGCTTGGGATGACGATGAGCCGTGGGGCCCATGGACTGGAAATGGGACCCTCCGGCTGCCTGCTGTGCAACCCTCCCAGGAGGGTGTCTATCTCGCCACCGTCCACCTGCCATATCTGCAAGGGCAGGTCAACCTGGAGCTTGCTGTGATCA AGCCCCCTAAAGTGTCCTTGACGCCAGCACCTCTGGTATGGGCTGCCCCCGGGGAGGCGCCCCCAGAATTGATCTGCCTTGTGTCCCACTTCTACCCCTCTGAGGGCCTGGAGGTGGAGTGGGAGCTCCGGGGCGGCCCCGAGGGCGGCTCCCGGAAAGTTGGGGGGCAGAAGTGGCTCTCTGCCCTTCGCCACCACTCGGACGGCTCTGTCAGCCTCTCTGCGCACCTGCGACCGCCCCCGGTCACCGCCGAGCAGCATGGGGCACGCTATGCCTGTCGTGTCTTCCACTCCAGCCTGCCCGCTTCAGGGCGCAGCGCCGAGGTCACCCTGGAGGTGGCAG GCTTCTCGGGACCCTCCCTGGAGGACGGCGTGGGCCTCTTCCTATCCGCCTTTCTCCTCCTTGGGCTTTTCAAGGCTCTGGGCTGGATCG CTGCCCACCTGTCCACTTCCGAGGATTCAAAACAAAAG AAAGTACACTGA
- the PFDN6 gene encoding prefoldin subunit 6 isoform X1, which produces MPRPLAPCPRVRVESLSRARRGCGFPAGCLSTAFDPAMAELIQKKLQGEVEKYQQLQKDLSKSMSGRQKLEAQLTENNIVKEELALLDGSNVVFKLLGPVLVKQELGEAQATVGKRLDYITAEIKRYESQLRDLERQSERQRETLAQLQQEFQRAQAAKAGAPEKA; this is translated from the exons ATGCCTCGCCCCCTCGCCCCCTGCCCCCGGGTCCGGGTGGAGTCGCTGTCCCGGGCGCGGAGAGGCTGCGGTTTCCCGGCGGGCTGCCTGTCAACG GCCTTCGACCCCGCCATGGCTGAGCTGATACAGAAGAAACTACAGGGAGAAGTGGAAAAATATCAGCAGCTACAGAAGG ACTTGAGTAAATCCATGTCAGGGCGGCAGAAGCTTGAGGCACAACTAACAGAAAATAATATCGTGAAGGAG GAATTGGCCCTGCTGGATGGATCTAACGTGGTCTTTAAACTCTTGGGTCCGGTGTTGGTCAAACAGGAGCTAGGGGAGGCCCAAGCCACAGTTGGGAAGAGGCTGGACTATATTACAGCGGAAAT TAAACGATACGAATCCCAGCTCCGGGACCTTGAGAGGCAGTCAGAGCGACAGAGGGAGACACTTGCTCAGCTGCAGCAGGAGTTCCAGCGGGCCCAGGCGGCAAAGGCAGGGGCTCCTGAGAAGGCCTGA
- the ZBTB22 gene encoding zinc finger and BTB domain-containing protein 22: MEPPPLSPSGAALPLPLSLAPPPLPLPAAAVVHVSFPEVTSALLESLNQQRLQGQLCDVSIRVQGREFRAHRAVLAASSPYFHDQVLLKGMTSISLPSVMDPGAFETVLASAYTGRLSMAAADIVNFLTVGSVLQMWHIVDKCTELLREGRASAATAVPTAAASSVAGPGGGGPAGSAATAAPAPVSSARAHASSRASENQSPSSSNYFSPRESTDFSSSSQEAFAAPAAGGGERRGGGPVFPAPAVGGGGATSGKLLLEADELCDDGGDGRGAVVPGAGLRRPPYPPASVAPQKHWVYVKRGGNCPAPAPLGPQDPDLEEEEEEEDLVLTCEDDEEEELGGGPGVPAEAGPETTLSISDVRTLTEPPDKGEEQVNFCESSNDFGSYESGGPGAGLDDSGGPTPSSYTPSHPPRSLLPLDMQGNQILVFPSSSSSSSASSQAPSQPPGSQAEHGAVTLGPAAGGLGVPGGPGGGPGGAGAGDGNKIFLCHCGKAFSHKSMRDRHVNMHLNLRPFDCPVCNKKFKMKHHLTEHMKTHTGLKPYECGVCAKKFMWRDSFMRHRGHCERRHRLGGGGPGPGAPAGPPGLPKQESPGAGGGSGDEARGATPPPSRGVWSPPCVPKVEMSFSGGGGAN; encoded by the coding sequence ATGGAGCCCCCTCCGCTCTCTCCCAGTGGGGCGGCACTCCCCCTGCCCCTGTCGCTGGCCCCaccccccctgcccctgccagcGGCCGCAGTGGTCCACGTGTCCTTCCCTGAGGTGACCAGTGCCCTCCTGGAGTCCCTCAATCAGCAGCGGCTGCAGGGCCAGCTCTGCGACGTGTCCATCCGCGTGCAGGGCCGCGAGTTCCGGGCCCACCGTGCCGTCCTGGCTGCCTCCTCCCCTTACTTCCACGACCAGGTCCTGCTCAAGGGCATGACCTCCATCTCGCTGCCCAGCGTCATGGACCCGGGCGCCTTCGAGACCGTGCTGGCCTCCGCTTACACCGGCCGCCTCAGCATGGCCGCCGCCGACATCGTCAACTTCCTCACCGTGGGGTCCGTGCTCCAGATGTGGCACATCGTGGACAAGTGCACCGAGCTCCTGCGCGAGGGCCGGGCCTCGGCCGCCACCGCCGTCCCCACGGCTGCGGCCTCCTCGGTCGCTggccctgggggcgggggccCCGCGGGGAGCGCGGCCACCGCGGCGCCGGCCCCCGTCAGCTCGGCGCGCGCCCACGCCTCCAGCCGCGCGAGCGAGAACCAGTCGCCCAGCAGCAGCAACTACTTCAGCCCCCGCGAGTCCACCGACTTCTCGTCTTCTTCCCAAGAGGCGTTTGCCGCgcctgcggcgggcggcggggagcGGCGCGGAGGAGGCCCTGTGTTCCCGGCGCCCGCCGTCGGCGGTGGGGGCGCCACGTCGGGGAAGCTGCTGCTGGAGGCCGACGAGCTGTGCGACGACGGCGGGGATGGCAGGGGAGCCGTGGTTCCCGGTGCCGGCCTGCGGCGGCCGCCCTACCCGCCCGCCAGCGTCGCGCCCCAGAAACACTGGGTGTATGTGAAGCGGGGTGGGAACTGCCCCGCTCCAGCACCCCTGGGTCCCCAAGACCCGGatctggaggaggaagaggaagaggaagacctGGTGTTGACCTGTGAGGATGATGAAGAGGAAGAGCTGGGGGGTGGCCCTGGGGTGCCGGCAGAGGCGGGGCCTGAGACCACGCTTAGCATAAGTGACGTCAGGACCCTGACTGAGCCTCCAGACAAGGGGGAGGAGCAGGTCAATTTCTGTGAGTCCTCGAATGACTTTGGCTCCTATGAGAGTGGGGGTCCCGGGGCAGGGCTGGATGACTCGGGGGGGCCAACCCCCTCCTCCTacaccccctcccaccctcctcgGTCCCTGCTGCCCCTGGACATGCAGGGCAACCAGATCCTggtcttcccctcctcctcctcctcctcctcggccTCCTCCCAGGCCCCCAGCCAGCCGCCAGGGAGCCAGGCTGAGCACGGGGCGGTGACCCTGGGGCCCGCGGCGGGCGGCCTGGGGGTGCCAGGGGGCCCTGGCGGGGGCCCTGGGGGCGCAGGCGCCGGAGACGGGAATAAGATTTTTCTGTGCCACTGCGGGAAGGCCTTCTCGCACAAGAGCATGCGGGACCGGCACGTGAACATGCACCTCAACCTGCGGCCCTTTGACTGCCCCGTGTGCAACAAGAAGTTCAAGATGAAGCACCACCTGACGGAGCACATGAAGACACACACCGGCCTCAAGCCCTACGAGTGCGGCGTCTGCGCCAAGAAGTTCATGTGGCGAGACAGCTTCATGCGCCACCGGGGACACTGTGAGCGCCGGCACCGCCTGGGCGGGGGCGGGCCCGGGCCCGGGGCGCCCGCCGGGCCCCCTGGGCTGCCCAAGCAGGAGTCCCCCGGCGCGGGCGGGGGCAGCGGCGACGAGGCCCGCGGAGCCACGCCCCCGCCCAGCCGAGGGGTGTGGTCCCCCCCCTGCGTGCCCAAGGTGGAAATGAGCTTCAGTGGGGGCGGAGGGGCCAACTGA
- the RGL2 gene encoding LOW QUALITY PROTEIN: ral guanine nucleotide dissociation stimulator-like 2 (The sequence of the model RefSeq protein was modified relative to this genomic sequence to represent the inferred CDS: deleted 1 base in 1 codon), with product MLPRPLRLLLDSSPPGGVVLSSFRSRDPEEGGGPGGRGAGEGQEEEEEEEEEEVPVAVWEEEEDGATFTVTSRQYRPLDPLAPTPPPRSSRRLRAGTLEALVRHLLDPRTPGTDVTFSAALLATHRAFTSTAALLGLMADRLEALDSHPPDELERTTGVAISVLSTWLASHPEDFASEVKGQLDRLESFLLRTGYAAGAGVRGGGADLVRNLRSRVDPQAPDLPKPLAPPGDPPADPTDVLVFLADHLAEQLTMLDAELFLSLVPSQCLGGLWGHRDRPGHSHLCPSVRATITQFNKVAGAVVSSVLGATPTGDGPAEVTVRPLRPPQRARLLEKWIRVAEECRLLRNFSSVYAVVSALQSSPVHRLRAAWGEAARDSLRVFSSLCQIFSEEDNYSQSRELLLQEVKLKPPLEPNSKKPPRSGSRGRGVVPYLGTFLKDLVMLDAASKDELENGYINFDKRRKEFAVLSELRRLQNECRGYDLRPDPDIQLWLQGLQPLTEAQSHRVSCEVEPPGTSDPPASRALRPTLVISQWTEVLGSVGGPVPLTSFDRPAVGGEEVPGAPAPLLTRLAQHMKWPSVSSLDSALENTPSLHSPADPSHLSPPASSPRPSRGHRRSASCGSPLSAGAGEGASRGPGGGGGEPGPAASDCRIIRVQMELGEDGSVYKSILVTSQDKAPSVISRVLKKNNRDSAVASEYELVQLLPGERELTIPPSANVFYAMDGASHDFRLQKRRRPSAATVGLTSSPLASGTPPSEGRGGSFPRIKATGRKIARALF from the exons ATGCTCCCGCGGCCCCTGCGGCTGCTCTTGGACTCGAGTCCCCCCGGGGGAGTCGTGCTGAGCAGCTTCCGGAGCCGAGACCCCGAagag gggggggggccggggggccggggagcGGGCGAggggcaggaggaagaggaggaggaggaagaagaagag GTCCCTGTGGCTgtctgggaggaggaggaggatggcgCCACCTTTACTGTCACCAGCCGCCAATACCGGCCTCTCGATCCCCTG GCCCCCACACCGCCCCCACGCTCCTCCCGGCGGCTCCGAGCTGGCACCCTGGAGGCCCTGGTCAGACACCTGCTGGACCCCCGGACGCCCGGGACCGACGTGACCTTCAGCGCAGCCCTCCTGGCCACCCACCGGGCCTTCACCTCCACTGCTGCCCTGCTGGGGCTCATGGCTGACAG gTTGGAGGCCCTTGACTCTCATCCTCCTGATGAGCTAGAGAGGACCACAGG GGTAGCCATCTCAGTACTGTCAACCTGGCTGGCCTCTCACCCTGAGGATTTTGCCTCTGAGGTCAAGGGTCAGCTTGACCGGCTTGAGAGCTTCTTGCTTCGGACAGGGTATGCAGCAGGGGCGGGTGTTAGGGGGGGCGGCGCTGACCTCGTCCGCAACCTCCGGTCCCGGGTGGACCCCCAGGCCCCCGACCTTCCTAAGCCCCTGGCCCCCCCTGGCGACCCCCCTGCTGACCCCACGGATGTCCTGGTGTTCCTCGCTGACCACTTGGCCGAGCAGCTGACCATGCTAGATGCG GAGCTGTTTCTCAGCCTCGTCCCCTCTCAGTGCCTGGGAGGCCTGTGGGGTCACAGAGACCGGCCGGGACATTCCCACCTCTGCCCATCCGTCCGAGCCACCATCACCCAGTTCAATAAGGTGGCGGGGGCAGTGGTCAGCTCTGTGCTGGGGGCCACCCCGACCGGGGACGGGCCCGCGGAGGTGACCGTGCGGCCACTGCGGCCCCCCCAGAGGGCTCGGCTCCTGGAGAAGTGGATCCGTGTGGCAGAG GAGTGCCGCCTGCTCCGGAACTTCTCCTCAGTCTATGCTGTCGTGTCCGCCCTGCAGTCCAGCCCTGTCCACAGGCTTCGGGCGGCCTGGGGGGAAGCGGCCAG GGACAGCCTCAGAGTCTTCTCCAGCCTCTGCCAGATCTTCTCGGAGGAGGATAATTATTCCCAGAGCCGGGAGCTGCTCCTGCAG GAGGTGAAGCTAAAGCCCCCTCTGGAGCCAAACTCCAAGAAGCCCCCGAGGTCTGGCTCCCGGGGTAGG GGTGTGGTCCCATACCTTGGCACCTTTCTGAAGGACCTTGTGATGCTGGATGCAGCCTCAAAAGATGAACTGGAG AATGGTTACATCAATTTTGACAAGCGCAGGAAG GAGTTCGCTGTCCTTTCTGAGCTGCGGCGGCTCCAGAACGAATGTCGCGGCTATGACCTCCGCCCCGACCCCGATATCCAGCTGTGGCTGCAGGGGCTCCAGCCGCTGACAGAGGCCCAGAG CCACCGTGTGTCCTGTGAGGTGGAGCCACCTGGTACCAGTGACCCTCCTGCCTCGCGGGCGCTTCGGCCGACACTGGTCATCTCACAGTGGACAGA GGTTCTGGGCTCCGTCGGGGGCCCCGTCCCCCTCACGTCCTTTGACCGGCCcgctgtggggggagaggaggtgcCTGGAGCCCCTGCTCCTCTGCTGACCCGGCTGGCGCAG CACATGAAGTGGCCGTCTGTCTCGTCTCTGGACTCCGCCCTGGAGAACACTCCATCCCTGCACAGCCCGGCTGACCCCAGCCACCTCTCCCCGCCGGCCTCCTCTCCTAGGCCTTCTCGGGGTCACCGCCGCTCGGCCTCCTGCGGCTCCCCGCTGAGTGCGGGGGCAGGAGAAGGGGCGTCCAGGGGGCCtggaggcgggggcggggagcCGGGGCCCGCAGCCTCTGACTGCCGCATCATCCGCGTCCAGATGGAGCTGGGGGAGGACGGCAGCGTCTACAAGAGCATCCTG GTGACAAGCCAGGACAAGGCTCCAAGCGTCATCAGTCGTGTACTTAAGAAAAATAATCGTGATTCTGCTGTGGCTTCGGAATATGAGCTAGTGCAGCTGCTACCAGGGGAGCGAG AGCTGACCATTCCACCCTCGGCTAACGTCTTCTATGCCATGGACGGAGCATCACACGATTTCCGCCTGCAGAAGCGGCGAAGACCCTCTGCTGCCACAGTGGGCCTCACCAGCAGCCCCCTTGCCTCAGGAACTCCCCCGAGCGAGGGAAGAGGGGGCTCCTTCCCCAGGATCAAGGCCACAGGGAGGAAGATTGCACGGGCACTGTTCTGA